From Quercus robur chromosome 8, dhQueRobu3.1, whole genome shotgun sequence:
taaagagaATTTTATGTGGCCCACATTTGAGTGAAGATGAAACTCATGTCTTAAGTTTCCTATTTGTAAAAGTTACAGGTTAGATGTAACATCCTTTAGTAACTCTCAATTGGTATAACCTTTTTGGTTAATGAAACAccatgaaattaaaatttttaagctCCTTGATGGAAGGAGAGTTATGAAAATCTTCATCTAAAAGGGTCCCTAGTTTAGCCTGTATACATAGCCTATGTTTCCATCAAAAGAATATGTGTAAGGTAAAGGCCATAAACTAGAAGACCCTTTTATATACACTATCATTATATAGTGATTCTTCTTTTCTccaaacacttaaacaactaTGGTTGgagttatgtttattttgttccACAACTATAAATTTATCTtacaatataataaaagtaaagcaatGCAATGCAAACCAAAGCAAAGCAAGAGAGATATGATAGCTAATACATATGGAGGCATAATAGTAAAGAAGAATGTGTGTGCATAGTAGAGCGAGGAAATGTAGTTGAGTTGGTACAAGCATAATTTgcataatatttttggtttagtcTGTATTGTGCATGACAACACAAGCACAACCAGTGTTGGCTCTTACTTTAAGTGAGTTAAGTGACCACCTAAGACCCCCAAATTTTATCCAATTAGGTTAGttctttgattatatatatatatatatatatataaaatgttaattttgtaaaatgaataaattaagCCCCAAATTATAGCCAAAAAATAAGGAGAACAAAGatctaagaggaaaaaaaaggggaaatgaGACCAATATATAGccaaaaaataaggaaaacaaaCTTCTAAGAGCAAAAAGGGAAATGAGACCAAAATATGGccaaaaaataaggaaaacaaacttctaggagaaaaaaataagagaaagggggggggggggggattggAGTAGTAGgaatgttggtttttttttttttttttttgcccctcCCAACTTCGAGGCCGTTTAAATGGAAATCAAACGGTTGAGGTGCCAAATTCTTATTGGACCCTTTGCACCACATTTAGCCATGGTTTAAGGAAAAGGTGGGGTGTTGTCTTACATATGGTGATCCCAATGGATAATGGTGGTAATGGCAAATGAGTTGAGTTTATTTATGGAGAAAGAAAGATTTTGAATAATAGGATGACACTTGGTTCTTGTAGCACTCACCTCATGCATTTTAATGGTGTTATGCTTGGGTGCGACTTCATGCATTTTGAGGTCTAAGAcgaacatttaaaaaaaaaaaaaaatttaattccagcaatattagtaaaaaaagggggttgagttttttttttttttttgggattttatgttttgttgactttgttttgttttgttgagagagagggagagagattttAGCTTCTAGGTCacaaaaaatttatctattctatttttttatatttcagtaTAATTCATTGGCCTcctttcaccatttttttttctctaagacatttttttcccttattttttggCTATATTTTTTGCTCCTTGTCccctttttattctctttgaagtttgtttttcatatttttttgctATAGTTTGGTCTCATTTCCCCTTTTTGTCCTCTTAGATGTTTGTTCTCCTTATTTTTCGGCTATAATTTGGGGcttaatttattcattttacaaaattaacattttttttttttggaatcaaAGAACTAACCTAATTGGATAAAATTTGGAAGTCTTAGGTGGTTGCTTAACTTGCTTAATGCAAGAGCCAAACTAGTTATGCTTGTGTTGCCATGCACAACACAGACTAAACCACTATATGCAAGCCTCTACACTACACCATAGCCTACCATACCACTCCTCTCTACATTCCCTCCCACAAATTTGGTGCAAGTTTGGCTATAATGGAAAATGAAGCAACTTAGTTAGTTTGGCCTTTTCTTAAAATTTGGTTGACCTAACCGTAGATAGTTCATGCCTTTAAAGGAAACGGGGCCCCAAAACTTGCTAAATATGATCTTGACTGACCTAGTTTCACGGTGTACTTATTTCCTCTAATATTTTTCTAATCTTGAGTAACTAAACAAAGCAACAAACCTTTTAGATATCGTTAAATTTGCTTGATCATGAAAGTAGGATTTTGCAACTTTTTGTGCATGATAGATGAAGTTTAGTTTGACGGGCTTGCTACGTTTAGGTTGTAGAAGATGAGCCTCTAACACTGACCCATTATATTTGGAAAAAGTGCcatcaatcatttttatttattattatttttaaataaatatctaaattttcATGTTCAGAACATAATAagtttaactttttaaaacttctcTTTCACAATTATTCCTTCCTGTTATTTATTATCTCGATTATGGATGACAAAATATCTTTGCTCTGCTCCATGCCTCCATCCCACTTGGGTATTTTTTCCCCAACTAAAAAGGGGACGAAACATAGATTGATTTTGCTTGCCCTaccttttttttgagaatttttttttatttttacatatctaacttacaatttattttttacacgtatctatatctatatctatactattatttaaagggctttttctgtttggattcctcatttttttagtttaaaaatgcCCTTAGACctctatgtttaagtagagataaAACTACAGGACAATAtggtaaaaatgcaactctaactcCCACCAAAAtgttgcctaaaaaataggatcactttcctgttaattttcaaattactttatctacttataaattatattttcaaaataaaaattatatatatatatatatataattaaaaaaaaaaacagttttttttctataaaataggaccactaaaaaaaaagcctcatcgcaTGCACTTTGCACATGTGGTGAAGCTAGTTTTATCCTAAGCATTTCCTCTCAGCACTCCTATCATTGCCTTTATCTTATTTCTCTCATCATTTTATCAATAACAACGCCATCAAATTAAGAATGACAAAAtgtttttctcccaaaaaaagaaaaaaaaagaaagaatgacaaAATGTCTTCACCCCGTGCCCTACTCCATGCCAGTTTCTCATTCTATGGGTTGCCATGAACATGATAGTATGTTGACTTGCACATGAGCATGGACCCACTTGTATATTGGTAGTTTGTTTTAGCTTCtcattttaggaaaataaaaaaggccaGTCATTTATCACTATATTGTTAGTTTCTTATGACttcatattttttgtaaataaaaaaaggcaGGTCATTTGTTGGTAAGAGAgtatatctatactattatttaaagggctttttctgtttggattcctcatttttttagttcaaaaatgcccTTAGACCTCTATATTTAAGTAGAGATAAAACTACAGGACAATATGGTAAAAGTGCAACTCTTTCTTCCACCAAAAtgttgcctaaaaaataggatcactttcctgttaattttcaaattactttatctacttataaattatattttcaaaataaaaattatatatatatataaaatttaaaaaaaaaacagtttttttttctataaaataggaccactaaaaaaaaagcctcatcgcaTGCGCTTTGCACGTGTGGTGAAGCTAGTTTTATCCTAAGCATTTCCTCTCAGCACTCCTATCATTGCCTTTATCTTATTTCTCTCATCATTTTATCAATAACAACGCCATCAAATTAAGAATGACAAAAtgtttttctcccaaaaaaagaaaaaaaagaaagaatgacaaAATGTCTTCACCCCGTGCCCTACTCCACGCCAGTTTCCCATTCTATGGGTTACCATGAACATGATAGTATGTTGACTTGCACATGAGCATGGACCCACTTGTATATTGGTAGTTTGTTTTAGCTTCtcattttaggaaaataaaaaggccAGTCATTTATCACTATATTGTTAGTTTCTTATAACttcatattttttgaaaataaaaaaaggcagGTCATTTGTTGGTAAGAGAGTATAGAAACACAACTTTTGTGCTAGTTTTGTTACAACTCTAATATGATAAATTGTGAGTAGTGGAGAAAAATGATAGGCccatataaaaatgattatctATCACTTACAATCAATCACTTAACAAGTTGTACCAAATTATATTATAAGAACGGTTTATCATTTAGGTCTAagtttataaaaacaaaaccaaaaacaaaacattgcCCACAGAAAGAGAGACCTACGGACTTGGATTGAGTAAATCTAGAGTCTAGATTGTGCCAACttatttaaaaacttataattgTAGTCTGATTTaactataattaaattttaaacgAGTTGGCACAATTTAGCCCATAGATTTACTCAACTTTCAATCTTAGCTCTTAAATGGAGTGGACACTGTGAGATGGAGAGATCCAACAGTAACAGCCTTTGTTCTCAAACCTCGGCAGCAACAgcaacaaaacaacaacaacggcATGTAAAGTAGAGAGAAGTTGTCGTTTAGGCAGCTTACATATGAAACTCTGAAGCTATCGCTTAAGAACCATCCAAGTGTATGTTGTTCCTACAAACATATATTCCGCTACTCCCGCTACTTCTATATCTCATTTCCTCTCATTCCCAacaaaccctctctctctctctctctctctctcgtctctGTACTACCAACCCATTTTGTTTCTCACTTCTGTTTTTGCCCccaccattttattttttttcaagtccAATTGCACCctctccctccttttttttttctttttttttgggtcatggTTTTTTAGCTTTTggtgatattaaaaaaaaaaaaatggtaaatgaGAAGTGGGTGTTATTGGGATTGGTTAGAGTTAAAGAATGAGTAAAAAGGGTGGCATGGAAGTTGGGGCTGTGAATTCAGCTTTTGTTTCAGCGAGTTCATTGCCACAGTCCATTGTCGTCGAATGCCGATTCCGCTCGCAATCGGCATTCGATTCCTTCTGCATTGCCTCTGAGGCCTTCTCTGAGcaccttttttctcttttgcgCCGGTTGCTTtgattgttacttttttttttttttttattaaaagaaaataaagcgAAATCGacccaaaaaaatgataaaaagattGAATTTTGTTAAACCCCTTTTGTTCTAGTAGATGTTTGGTTCTTGGCAGGAATATATTCCACTTTTCTGGATTGGTAATGTCTTGGACAATGGTCGAGCTCGATCCTGAATACACAGAGAAAGATCCAACCGGTCGATATGTTCGGGTATAGCTAACCTTATTCCTGTGAATTAGAATTATTTTAGACATATTATGATCACGTAGTTGAGAATTTTGTATGATGGGTCATTTTTTTGAAGTAGCATTGCATAAAATGGCAgtttttgttgttaaatttctaTATAGGTGAGGACCTTGTGTTTTAAAGTATTGGGTTTTGATAGTCATGTTATTGTTTATCAGAAATTAGATTTATGTGTCAAGTGCTTGGCTTTTTCCTCTTGTGACACTGTGACCTTGTAAATTTTGATGTTTGGCGGATAATTTGAGCTAATGACCCAAGGCCATGATGCCAGTAACTTTACATAATGCATTGTATTCAATGActgaaaattgggttttgagggGCATGTTATTCTTTGTTATGAATTATGTGTTTGATGATTTTCAAGTTTTTACTTTATGCATGATGTTGTAATTGAGTTttgatttcttattttgatGTAACCATCAACAGATTGAGCTAATGGCTCAAGCCTATAGTTAGGAAGCTATTGTTGTTTATTTCCTTGAAGCTCTTGTTGTCATCATTGCCATTTTGAGGACAAAAAGAGATCTTTGGATTTAGATTGGCCATTTTATTCTTTGTTGGAGATGAGGTCAAATGTTTTTCTCTTATTCATGAACACTTCTCTTTTGTAACAGTACAATGAAATCTTGGGCAAGGGTGCTTTCAAGACTGTGTATGATTCCAAAACCactctttatctttctttattattttattttcttttgatctattttCTAAGGAGTTATTATCTTTTAAGGGATAAACTTTTTATTAACTTGGAGAATGGTTGTACTTGGGGATTCCTGATTTCTTTTTGCAGTTTTAAGGCGTTTGATGAAGTTGATGGAATAGAAGTTGCTTGGAACCAAGTTAGGATAGATGATGTCTTGCAGTCACCAGAAGATTTAGAGAAATTGTATTCTGAAGTTCATCTGCTGAAATCGTTGAAACATGATAACATCGTCAAGTTCTGTAATTCCTGGGTGGATGATAAGAAGAAAACTGTCAACATGATAACCGAGCTCTTCACATCTGGGAATCTGAGGCAGTATGTtctctttgtttgtttcctgTCCTGTCTTTAAATTGATTGACAGTATTATGTGTGATTGATACCTTTTGGTGCTCAGATATCGGAAGAAGCATAAAAATGTTGATATGAAGGCAATAAAGAATTGGGCAAGGCAGATTCTCCGAGGTTTAGTCTATCTTCACAGTCACAATCCACCTATAATTCACAGGGACATAAAATGTGACAATATTTTTGTGAATGGAAATCATGGAGAGGTTAAGATTGGAGACCTTGGATTGGCAATTGTTATGCAGCAGCCTACTGCTCGAAGTGTGATTGGTAAGAGATTTTTTCCCCCTGATGCTCTCCCCTCTACTAGACAGGCTTTATGAAAAGTTGTGAAATCTTCCCTCTTTTTTTAACATTACATTAGGGACTCCTGAATTTATGGCTCCTGAGCTTTATGAAGAGGAATACAATGAACTTGTTGACATATATTCTTTTGGGATGTGCATGTTGGAGATGGTTACTTTTGATTACCCATACAGTGAATGCAAAAATCCTGCTCAAATCTATAAGAAGGTTACTTCTGTAAGTTAAGCCACTATCAGTCTATCACCATATTCTCTATTGGATGTTTCAGTGTAAAACTTTATGTAAACAACTAATTTATATTCTGATGCATTCTTTCTTAGGGCATTAAACCTGCTTCACTTAGTAAGGTGAGTGATTACCAAATTAAGGAGTTCATTGAGAAGTGTCTGGTTCCTGCATCAGAGAGATCATCTGCAAAGGAGCTCCTCCAAGACCAATTCCTTCAAGTTGAGAATCCAAAGGAGCCAATACGTGATCCCTTACAGTTACCTGACCCAAGTCCCAGAGCAAATGGTTTGCTTAAGTCTAGCCCTCTTTCCATGGACATAGATACTGACTATAAGCAGCAATCTTTAAGTGCATGTACAGAAAGCATCAATGGGAGTAATCACTGTCCAATTTTGGAATTTCAGAGGACGAATATGAACAATGAATTTAGAttaaaagggaagaaaaatgaTGATAACTCAGTATCGTTAACCTTGCGAATTGCTGACTTTTACGGTAAGTTGAGCGtatggttccttttttttttttggggggggggggggggggtgggtggggTGTTGTTAGAAGTGAACATAGACTTCGATTATTGATAAATATTACTGTTTTGTAGTGTAACATCGtggatttaattttattacCTGCAGGCCGAGTGAGGAATATACACTTTCTCTTTTACCTTGATACTGATACTGCACTTTCGGTGGCCAGCGAGATGGTTGAACAACTGGATTTAGCAGATCATGATGTAGAATTCATAGCAGAGTTGATTGATTACTTGATAATGAAACTTCTACCTGGATGGAAGCCCTCGTCTGATTACTCCTCAAGTGGAGTAGTGACTCCCTCTGATGTTTCCCCAGtctttggagaagaaaaaacagTAATGGCATGTCCATGGGATTCAATGCTAATTCCATCTGGGTTGGAGGTTGTGCAAGATGTTTTCTCTAGTTTAAATACAAGCCCTCAAGAAGGTGGTGTACAGGCTGAAGAAGGCAGTGTATGCAATAACCCTGACAATTCTGTTTGCCATGGTGAATGTAATTCTTCTCCAAATTtagcaaattttgaaaatcaacatTCACAAGCATCAATTGCTTCAGAGATACTGGTAGAAGATGCTTCTACCAAAACTGATAAAGCAGCTGAATTTGTTGATTGCAACATTAAAGGAAGCTGCAAAGGCTTAAGTGGGTCTTTCCCTGAACTAGAGCTTGGGGATGCATGTTATGATGTCTTCAGATTGCAACAAATTGATAGCAACGATTCAGAAGACATCATGAATGAATTCGCAAAGAACTCAGAACTGTCAATGCCAGTTCAAAGTGGAGTATCAAATGTTATGAGCTTAACAAGCAGCTGTTCATCTTTGTCCTTAGCAGACAAAGATATTGATATCGCGCTTAAGTTGGAACTTGAAGCAATTGACTCACAGTATCAGCATTGGTTTCAGGAACTTTCTAGGATGAGGGAGGAAACATTGGAGGCTACCAAAAGGCGATGGATAGCAAAGAAGAAGCTGGCTGGCCAATGATTAGGCATGTTgctgaacctttttttttttttttttttttttcctttcttcattACTCTTGTTCAAGTTGTTTCATTATTGTCCATAAGGTCCTTTGAAGTATCTATTTGAGGGTTGTGATTATGTAATCCGAAACTAGTATCGGATGCGACTATTTTTTTGTGGAAGTCGTAATCCTTtctttggatttaatttttgtgatttggGGGTCAAGTTCCTTATAACTTTGTTCAATGTATAAAGTATATATTCTTGAatgttctgattttttttttttattactttatccTTGGTCATGAGTATTGCACAATTCATGCCTAATTGGTTATAGGATCTCTCCATAATTTTTAGTGTACCACTTGGAAGATTGACAAGCTCCTAAAATCCAAGGTCAGGATCTTAGGCAGCAGTTTTTTTACGGGCAAAACAAAATTCTACAGGGGCCACAACAATCGGCATACTGAAGCTCAAGCTGGTTTAACTTCTTCCTAATTcatttatatgtttaatttaaatattacaaTTCTTTTTGTCTGAAAAGCTGTATCTAAAACAAAGTAGtagagttttaaaaagttgtagatTGTAATTTAAACTAATGTGACGAAATTAATCTTTTAGAGTTGGGGTTGAGGGAATTTTATCATGAAGTCCCTAAAATTCAATCCATCTATTTTGAATCTAGTAGATTGGATTTGACTGCATcgtcaataatttaaataagagaaatgttatgttcacaatattttcacaacatttttacaataaattttaagtgatatgttattattgattgttattaatagacaaaaaaataattttagtagtaagttgttatcgattgttattaatgaacaaaaaaataatttcagtagtgggttaaaattaaaactaacaacaacttactacttataatttgttatgaaaatattgtggatgtagcatttctttttaaataaatacctATATGGATCGAGAATAGTAGGCCAGCCCTCGAATTGTGTTGGGCCTCGTGTTCATTAGGACAACTTCGGCCCAATTTAGGCCCATATAGCCTAGCAATTGGGAGTTAGCTGAGCATATAGGAAAGTATCCGAGATAACCGAAAACAAGAGATAATACCTTGGGGAAATCCGCTCATCGGGCAATAAAACCCAATGTCAGGCACAAGTTATGAGAGAGTCATTTCAACAGCAGGAGGTGAGTCCCCTTTAATAGGTGTGATTCAATATGGAGAGACTCACCGACATGCCGAATATTCTTCCATCATGACTACCCCACTTAAAAAAGAGCATAAATAAAAGGGGAGGGGTAAGAAGAGGGGATTGGAACAAAATTTAGGAGAGAGACACGAGAGAAGTGAGAAAAACACAATGTAGGGAGAAGGAAGTCCTGTTTGGATTTCAGAGAGGGGGCTTGGCTACTCAGTAGCCTTCACGGCCAAGCTAAAATTAAGGTAGTTTAGCGCTAAGGAAAAACCATAACACCATCGGTGATACTACCAATCACTTCTTTGGACCTCCCATTGTCGGATGCGCCAAATCCAGAGTACAAGTAAATTAGGGGTCTAGGCCCAACAACCCAAGGTTATTGGGAATGGACCACCCCAATACCAAAATGATGCAAGTCAATGTTTAAAGGGAAGTTTtgttttcataatatttttacaacaaatcataaataataagttattattagttctaatttgaattcaccaccgaaattactttttttgccCATTAGTAACAGTcaataacaacctgtcacttaggatttgttgtgaaaatattgtggacataacatttctcatttCTCATATTTAAATGTAATGACATGAAAAAATTGGATCcactcatttcaaaatgaatgtATTCATAGGATTGTAGAAACTCCATAATGGAGTCATCTTAAGAACTGTGAATTAGGGTGATAGcagaagaaaatcaaaaaataatttagtaataataaaaatttgccaTAACCCATAGTCAATCAATTCAGACCAAGTCAGATTTGGGCGAAACTTTATTGCTAAATAGAAGTGTTGGTATATAATTGTAAGATGTCTCTATTAAGATATCTTGATTAGTCCTCTCGCCAGGTACTTCTACAAGTCTCATTCATGCACGTATAGAATATTGTTGCCGGCTCATCAGCTGATCTAGTCTGAAATTGTACGTACGCAGCCCTTCCATGACCACATTTTGGGCATGTTGCTGTCATAATAGAAAGGAGCAGGTAAGAAAGAAAGGAGAggtgcaggaaaaaaaaaaaaaaaacaagaagccGCAATTGCCATCTcttgaaaatattgtatatgTAACAGATAATCTTGCAAGAATGCAGCATCGACAAGAACAACTGTAACACAATTGTAGCTTAAAGATAGTGATTCATGCTTGAAACTCCAAGCTTTGAGCACTAAATATTCAGATATTGGTTATGTAGTTGAACACTAATGATTCAATTGTATTCCATCTAGTTGAGAGATAAATTACATACAAAGTCAACAAAGACCAATAACTCAGATGTCTCAAATAATCCAAGATCACTAATTCCCCATACCCATGAGAGGGCTTAGCTTAATCATCTAAAAATGAACTAAACCTAAGACTACTACTCAACAAAACCTTTGGCCCATCTTCACCTGGTATGGTTACCAATGTTTTAACTCTATCAGTGTTCTAAAGCTATATATCCAACTTATAACTTAGTCAAGATTTCAAAATCAACTAATAGATTATCAAATGAATTGAAACCTCAGGCAGCTGGCAAGTGACCCATAACAATcccataaaaacataacattaGCATAGAAGTGTTCATGCATCATCAAGgtatctaaaaactgaaaaagaaactGTATTCATATTGGTCTATCATATGCGATTCTACAAGCAGACAAGGTGATCATTGGTCTGTTCTATACAACCAAATGTCTTCCCAAGTATATCCAACAGAACAATGTGGTCTAGTTAACTCAGCATCCAAGGTCTCAATAACACCCCCACCACCAATGTTCTGAAAAAATGGGGATTTAGAACAAATAGAAAGGGAGGATAATCAACAGAAACTCAACTTTACTCAACTCAACCATGCCATAATCCCAATTATAATGGGGTTGGCAACTGACTACAGATTCTCCTCAATTAATAGGAATTGACCACATGTATTCTTCAACACCAATCTATCCTACTGAAATTCATACTCTTTGTTGTCTCCCTGCCTAACATACCCCTTTTCACTACTTCTACCCTATACTATTTTAGGCCTCCTTCAACCTCTTTCCACTCCATCCACTTATTAAATTAATCTTTCTCACTCAGTACATAAATAGGTCTTTGTTGCACTTTACCAATCCATCATAAGGGAGAAACAAAGTGAAAAATAAGAAGCATTACCATGAAGTTTAACCCTTCACACCTATAATTATATGCAACAATTCAGTAAACTACAACTCATAAAAATCAAGCTTCATTTCCATATAAACCATCTGAGAGATTGATGAACTACAGCTCACACATAGAAGTAAATTTAACTATTTAGCGTATAACACCCAGGATATACAAGCAATGGTTCAGTACTTTACAACTGATACAGATTGAGCATCATTTCCATAAAAACCAGCTGAGAGATTGATGAACTTCAACCCACACATTGAATAACCATTTtcaacagcagcagcagcaagaAATATAAGCGGATAGGtgcacaatatatataattctagTAGCAAGCAAAACCAGCTGATAAACTAAAATGCGTACCCTTGCAAGATCATTAGAGTTTAATTATATAAACTTGGCATTACactacattataaaaaataactctatttttttccctttggagTTAGGTAAATGCTTGAGCAGATAAGATAAGATACAAAATTACATCAATTTACAGGGTATTGTTTCCAGGCATGACACGGCAGCACTAAAGAACTAGCCATTATGCATACACTGAATAATCTTTGAgctaaaatactatttttaacaaattattatatCAATAGAATTACTTGTTACTCCGTTTACAGACCTTTACTCTTCCCCTGACATCCCATTATATTTCCACTAGAATGGAATATTACTTTACTTACAGCTCAATGAAACAAACCCGCTGACCTTTTTTTATCACTATTCTTCTAGAATTGAGTTCATACACTGATTAATAGTTCGTtacttaaaactaaaaaagagtgaaagaaaaagaaaaatgaatccACCAAGCACAAAAGTTGAACAAGAGACGCACCATCAGTTTGAGATGCATTCTTCATGTCATCGTCAGTGATGACAGGTTCTAAATCCTTCTTATCCAAAtgcatctttttctttatcttaaCCTGCACTTAtgaaatcacacacacacatgagcACAAGTTATAAAGAGAAGAGATATTAACATAGCTTCACAAAAGTACAACCAGAGATCTTCATACATTAATCAGTTTAACTACAATAAGATCAATGAACTACATACCTTGTTCTCTATATAGCATACATAGGGACATGTCGGGCAGAAGAATCTGGAAGGGCGCCCCATATGGGGCAACTCATATTGCAGCATAGTCCCACAAGTAGGACAAA
This genomic window contains:
- the LOC126696796 gene encoding probable serine/threonine-protein kinase WNK7; the encoded protein is MSWTMVELDPEYTEKDPTGRYVRYNEILGKGAFKTVFKAFDEVDGIEVAWNQVRIDDVLQSPEDLEKLYSEVHLLKSLKHDNIVKFCNSWVDDKKKTVNMITELFTSGNLRQYRKKHKNVDMKAIKNWARQILRGLVYLHSHNPPIIHRDIKCDNIFVNGNHGEVKIGDLGLAIVMQQPTARSVIGTPEFMAPELYEEEYNELVDIYSFGMCMLEMVTFDYPYSECKNPAQIYKKVTSGIKPASLSKVSDYQIKEFIEKCLVPASERSSAKELLQDQFLQVENPKEPIRDPLQLPDPSPRANGLLKSSPLSMDIDTDYKQQSLSACTESINGSNHCPILEFQRTNMNNEFRLKGKKNDDNSVSLTLRIADFYGRVRNIHFLFYLDTDTALSVASEMVEQLDLADHDVEFIAELIDYLIMKLLPGWKPSSDYSSSGVVTPSDVSPVFGEEKTVMACPWDSMLIPSGLEVVQDVFSSLNTSPQEGGVQAEEGSVCNNPDNSVCHGECNSSPNLANFENQHSQASIASEILVEDASTKTDKAAEFVDCNIKGSCKGLSGSFPELELGDACYDVFRLQQIDSNDSEDIMNEFAKNSELSMPVQSGVSNVMSLTSSCSSLSLADKDIDIALKLELEAIDSQYQHWFQELSRMREETLEATKRRWIAKKKLAGQ
- the LOC126696798 gene encoding uncharacterized protein LOC126696798 encodes the protein MEFCPTCGTMLQYELPHMGRPSRFFCPTCPYVCYIENKVKIKKKMHLDKKDLEPVITDDDMKNASQTDATCPKCGHGRAAYVQFQTRSADEPATIFYTCMNETCRSTWRED